DNA from Actinomycetota bacterium:
TGTTCGTGTACGGACCCTCGAACTCACCCGACTCGTAACCCGAGTGATACACGACGAAGTTCACGTCTTGGTGCTTCCGCGCGGCAGGACCGATGTCGATCGGCGATGAGTACCGGCTGCCGCCGCTGAACCCCTTGTGCACGCAGATCGTTCGGATCCCGAGCTCGACGCTCTTGCGGATGAACGGCTCGCCAACCTGCGGCAGGCCCGCTTCGTGGTCGTCGAGCCACCACGCGCCGCCGCCCGGATCGAAGAAGTCGGGGAAGTGCGTGAACGTCTTCCACGCGACGATCGGATACCGACGCGCGGTCTGCTCCATCCCGTCGAGCACGGATTCGAGCGAGCCGACGTTCGGCAGCACCTGGCCGTGAAGCATCACGCGCTCGTCGCGGCACAGCCCTTCGACGATCCGTCGCGTCTCGAACATGATCTCCGGCGACAGCGGTGAACCTTCGGGATAGATCGGGAGCGCGGAGAGCACGACGACGTTGGTGTCGCTGCGAATGAAGAACGCCTCCAGGAAGTGCTCGATCGAGTAGCACACGCGCGGATCGTCCTCGCCGCAGTACTGCTGCGGGAAGTTCGCGTAGAAGCCCTCGCCGTGGAAGACCGGGTTCACGTCGTACTCGAGCAGGTGGCCCTGCACGTCCATGATGAACTCCTCGCCCCCGAGCGCCTCCTCCGCCGCCTCCGGTTCGGTCGTCGCCTCGGGCGGAATCGTGAAGCCGCCACCGGGCTCTGCGCTTTCGTACGGCGACCGGCGCGCCCGCTGTTCTTCCCGTGTGCAGGCATCAAGCGAAAGCAGCACGACCGAAGCCGCGCACAACGAACGAAGGAACCGTCGGCGCGGCATGGCCAGACGATCCGCCGTCGCCAGGCAGTCGATCCGCGCGCGCCGAACGGCCTCGCGCGCGACCTCCGACAGCGGTCGCGGGTCGTACTCCCCATTGGAGACCGGCCCGAACTCGATCGGCAGGATCGGAGGGTCGCTCAGCGCTTCATCGCTCACGGGCTTAGATGAACGACTGTCACCCCTGTTCGATGGTTCCCGTGACGTCCGGCGACGGAGCGCCGATCGCGTGGTACCCGCCATCCACGTGGACCAGCTCACCGGTGATACCTCGTGACAGGTCCGAGAGCAGGAACGCGATCGCGTCTGCGACCGGTGTCGCGTCGTTGACGTCCCAGCCGAGCGGGGCACGAGCGCCCCACCCGTTCGCCAGCGCGTCGAACCCGGGGATGCCCTTCCCCGCGATCGTTCGCAGCGGTCCCGCCGAGACCGTGTTCACGCGGATCTTGAACGGACCGAGGTCACGCGCCAGGTACCGCGTGATCGACTCGAGCGACGCCTTGGCCACGCCCATCCAGTCGTAGATGGGCCACGCCACTCGCGCGTCGAAGTCCATCGAGACGATCGCGCCGCCGCGCTCGCGCATCCTCGGCAGCAGCTCGGTGGCGATCGCCTTCAGCGAGAACGCGCTCGTCCTGATCGCCGTCGCCACGCTCTCCCACTCGGTGTTCAGGAAGTTGCCGCCCAGCGCGTCCTGCGGCGCGAATGCGATCGCGTGGAGGAACCCATCGACGTGCCCCCATCGCGTTCCCAACTCGTCCGACACGGCGCGGATCTGCTGCGTGTCGGTCGCGTCCATCTCGAGGACGTCGACGGGGTTCGCCAACCGTTTGGCCGATCGCTCGGTGAGGCTCATGGCGCGACCGAACGACGTCAGGACGATCTCCGCGCCCT
Protein-coding regions in this window:
- a CDS encoding amidohydrolase family protein, whose amino-acid sequence is MSDEALSDPPILPIEFGPVSNGEYDPRPLSEVAREAVRRARIDCLATADRLAMPRRRFLRSLCAASVVLLSLDACTREEQRARRSPYESAEPGGGFTIPPEATTEPEAAEEALGGEEFIMDVQGHLLEYDVNPVFHGEGFYANFPQQYCGEDDPRVCYSIEHFLEAFFIRSDTNVVVLSALPIYPEGSPLSPEIMFETRRIVEGLCRDERVMLHGQVLPNVGSLESVLDGMEQTARRYPIVAWKTFTHFPDFFDPGGGAWWLDDHEAGLPQVGEPFIRKSVELGIRTICVHKGFSGGSRYSSPIDIGPAARKHQDVNFVVYHSGYESGEFEGPYTNTTAEQGVNRLITSLERAGIGPNENVYAELGSTWWNLMRSPTQAAHVLGKLLKHVGEDNVVWGTDCLFYGSPQPQIQALRAFHISGELQERYGYPELTKELKAKILGRNAARLYGIEPVPPRCDF
- the fabI gene encoding enoyl-ACP reductase FabI, giving the protein MLLEGKKLLVTGVLTPESIAFAAANALQEQGAEIVLTSFGRAMSLTERSAKRLANPVDVLEMDATDTQQIRAVSDELGTRWGHVDGFLHAIAFAPQDALGGNFLNTEWESVATAIRTSAFSLKAIATELLPRMRERGGAIVSMDFDARVAWPIYDWMGVAKASLESITRYLARDLGPFKIRVNTVSAGPLRTIAGKGIPGFDALANGWGARAPLGWDVNDATPVADAIAFLLSDLSRGITGELVHVDGGYHAIGAPSPDVTGTIEQG